Genomic segment of Xenopus laevis strain J_2021 chromosome 4S, Xenopus_laevis_v10.1, whole genome shotgun sequence:
TTGCTGAACCAGAAACTGATGCTCCTGTTGGCTTCCCTGAACCCGATGCTCCCACTGACCTTGCTGAACCAGAACCTGATACTCCTGTTGGCCTCCCTGAATCCGTTGCTCCTGTTGGCTTCCCTGAACCAGAACCAGATGCTCCCACTGACCTTGCTAAACCAGAACCTGATGCTCCTGTTGGCTTCCCTGACCGAGATCCCGACTCTCCCACTGACCTTGCTGAACCAGAACCTGATGCTCCTGTTGGCTTCCCTGAACCCGTGGCTCCTGTTGGCTTCCCTGAACCAGAACTTGACCTTGCTGAACTAGAACCTGATCctcccataggctttcctgaaCTAGAACCTGGTTTTTCAGAACTTCCAGATGGTCTCCCTGAAACAGAACTTGAACCTCCAGAAGAAGGACGCAGAGAAGTGGAACCGGAGGCTCGGGTAGAGTCATTTCTATTCTTGCAATCCCCTGTTGCACTGGGTCTAAAACCTTTGGCACCACAGTCCTTGGCAGAAGATGACTTTGTGGGAAACTTTGAATCTTTGGTATGGAATACGGACCCACTCTTCTCTTCTCTGCTTCTATTATCACTGGAGGACTTTCTGAAGGTACCATTCTGCTCAGTGGAGCTGGACTTTGAGTTTTCATGGGACCTTTTCTCTACCGAATGACTTCCTTTCAGCGAGTAATATTTGTCTCCAGAACCTTTACTGATTTTTACAACTTGCCCATTTCTCATTGGATCTTTTCTATCTGCCTTCTGGGCTTTCCTCTCTAGAAATTCCAACTCTTTGAGTTCTTCTGCGGTTCGGAGCCGTTCCTCTTTCTTCACAGGTCGGATCACTTCTACTGGTTCATGTTGCTTTCGTTCAGCGAGACGTAGCAGTTCTGTGAAGTTTAGCGCTGGAGGCGGGGGCTTCTTTCCAGGTGCTGCTTTAGCCACTTTCTGAGGGGGCATTTCCTCCTGTTCCTCCTCCCGCTCAGATTCAGACTGAGAGTACTCATACAATTCCTCCTCTGTCATATACTCCTCATCCTCCTCAGTGGACTGCATGCTTTCATTCGGACCCTCTTCCAGGCCGGAGCCTTTATGCTTTTTGGGCTTCTCTTCAACTGGAATCCCATTATAACCCCTGAAGTTGTCCTTTGTCCTGGAAGCCATGGCACGGGCTTTTCTATCATGTTTCAACTCCTTGCGTTTGGCCAACAACCCCTCCTTCTTCCTCTTTGCCTCAACCTCTGAAAGACATGACACCAACAATTCAATTCTACTCACTGGCATCTCTGTCCCCCAAACACTAGCATAGCTCTGCCCTTATTCCTCATTCTGCCCTAAAAAAAGTGGTATACTCTTATACTAGCATGGGCACAACAACACATGGATCTGCACCATCACAGGAAACATCTCCACCAATACCATAACTGCGCACTTGTTGGTGCAGTTTCTTCCTATGGACAATGCgtcaaatatacagaaaatgaatgttctgggcacacaataacccATATCCTCATCTGAGGAAGAGTATGGTAGATCCTACCCATTTGTAGATACAAAATAACACACAAGGAGCATTGGGTACATTTACCTACATCAGATGGCTAGGGAATATGCTACCATGAGTACGAATGGATGAAAAGAATACAAGAAATCTACCATGTGATGTGTACAGCACAGCCTGCTTGGAGTCCTTGTGGGATAAAGGTAAGCCTTAAAGGTTCAGGACACAAATGGCTCCTATTTAACAGATGGACCCCCAAGCATAGAGGCACATTAGCATCCCAAAGGATAAAGCTAGTGTGGGTAAGTTACCTTTGTTCTGTATCTCCTGATCTTTCTTCCTGAGGAAGGCCTGCACTGCTGCAGAATTCACACCTTTCACCTTCGGATCCTTGCGAGGGGGGCCCACAGCAAGACTGTACCTTTTCTATATGGGGAACAGAAACCGAGTTAAAGTAGTTGttactttccaaacacttttttaagctcagttgttttaaaattgttcaccataaacaaagattttccgtctttttattttacagctttcccaaaattgactgTTTTAAAGTGAATGTTCCTGTCTCGAGTTTCAGTCTGACAGTTCAGTGactcaggtgcagattctgaactgttacaatttgctacatttacttgatacaaatagttgctccatttctcagtaggatctatggggaattgcaactattgtatcaattctaacagctgcctttaatgaaactcagggattcctttcagcagggacaaacacatggatCAACTCATGAATCAACTTAGATACAGGGTCACTGAGcaccctcccagagttgctttagaaggttaaatatgaaaatttgcacttaaatattaataaaatgtcaCAAATGGAAATagttgggaaaagtctttatttctggggagctGTCTGAAACgaactgaaacaagtgtttgcaggtgaacaacccctttaatagggacCCTGATCGAAACAATTGGGAACAGGTTGCATTCAGCTTAATGGCCGCTCCTCATCTCTACACACCAACTACAGACAATTTATAAGCAGCTGCACCCACACACTATACACCCTGTGCCATACATGGGGTGGCACAGGGAAGCTCATTGAAAGGAGAGCAGGGAGGAAGAAGCCTGGATCACTAATGATCCACCCGCATGGCACTTGCTTGTAGCTCTACAAAACCGGAACATCTCTACTCAGGTGTGGGTCCAGTGGGGAATGTACCAGTAGCCTCCAGCTCCCAGAGCACATCTATTATTCACATCCTGCTTTTGCACGTCATTCCCACCCGCCCCtgcccagtgagtttacaatctaatatccctatcacattcccatctgcCCCtgcccaatgagcttacaatcaaaggtccctatcacatttccatcagcccCCATCACAtttgcatcagtccctgccccagtgagctaacaatctaagACCCCTATCATATTGCTATCAGTTCCTGCCTCAGTGaaattacaatctaaggtccccatcgcattcatcagtccctgcccagtgaGATTACAgtgtaaggtccctatcacagtcacacacacaagggcagttttatcaggagccagctAAGCTGCCTGTATGTAATAGGGGTGTGGGAGGACCATACTCAGAGCCAGAAGAATACACACTCCCTGCAGATggtgccacctggctggtatcaAACACAGGACCCCAAGACAGCAATACTGCACCTCCTTAAATTCACCTAAACCCCAGGAACTAATATTGTTCTAGGGGGCTTTGATTATAGGCTTAAAAGGGAGCTGAAAACGTACAGAAGTACTTGCCTCACCACTATGAGCTGCTTTATAGCTGGTCTCATTCTCCCCAGCATGTATCTGGCCTGTATACAATGTAATGCACCCACCTAGTGTCATACATGTGGCACATTACCAACTGAACCTCACTCCACCCAGCATGTTCCAGTGACAAGCTCCAGATGAACCACAATTTGTCTGCGTGCTTACCCCTGAGCCCATGTCCTTAATCACTTACCGAGGTGCTCAAGTGCCCAAAAGGAcaagctgctgctgaactacacctCTCAGTACCAACAATGCAGCGAGTGAGAAATATTATTGCCAATGGATCAGTGTCTAGGGAAATTAGTAATCAGGGGGAGGGGGGACTAGTTGGAACATAGATACAGCTACATTCTATACACTCTCCAACATCTCACACACAGAATTTCTGACTGGTCTGAGGGGAATCAGGATTTTTTTCATTGGGACCTTTCTGtatctttctttcctttcccaATTAGTCTCAGCGGTAAGCATGATAGGAAACAGTTAGTTTAGGTTTTGGAGATGGGCAAAAGCTAAATGTGTTGCCCCAGATAAGCAAGGAAACTGTACAAGCTCTAGCACAGGTGAGTGCATGTGTCTGTCTGCTTGCTCAGCTCCCATACGGACGGATCTGCTCCATTGGCTGAAGTCTCACCAGGGCCTCTTCTGGGGAATTATTACTCTTGGACCTCCTTTCCCCGTGTAATTCCCTGGCATTTAAcccttaaagtggaactattgtgaaaattaaaatttaatataagcttcagcttactgaaataagaaactaaatacaatcaattaaaaatattgcaccgtttctgaaataatcatcaaatttatattcactatccctctcttagcatcAGTTTCTCCTCATTTAGGagttttgcctagaagatttacTAGAGCTCTCTTTCTctcacacacagacaaacacacacagttctcgctctctctcacacacacacaccgtgttctcgctctctctcttacacatgcacacacacacacaccgtgtTCTCGCTCTCTCTCGCACGCACATTGTGTTCTCGCTCTCTCTCGCACGCACATTGTGTTCTCGCTCTCTCTCGCACGCACATTGTGTTCTCGCTCTCTCTCGCACGCACATTGTGTTTTCGCTCTCTCTCGCACGCACATTGtgttctcgctctctctctcgcacGCACATTGtgttctcgctctctctctcgcacGCACattgtgttctctctctctctctcgcacgcACATTGTGTTCTCGCTCTCTCTCGCACGCACATTGTGTTCTCGCTCTCTCTCGCACGCACATTGTGTTCTCGCTTGTTCTCAGGGTTCTAtcttatacacacacaccgggttctctatctcacacacacaccgggttctcctacacacacacacacagggttcTCTATCTCgcacacacaccgggttctctaTCTCgcacacacaccgggttctctatctctcacacacacatcgGGTTCtctatctcacacacacacacacacacaccgggttctctaTCTCACACACACGCGCGCGCGCGCgcacacacaccgggttctctaTCTCACACACACGCGCgcacacacaccgggttctctatctcacacacacgcgcacacacaccgggttctctatctcacacacacacgcaccggattctctctcacacacacacacacacaccgggttctctaTCTCTCACACACACGCACGCCGGGTTCTCTATCTCTCACACCGGGTTCTCTatctcacacacacaccaccGTGGTTCTctatctctcacacacacacacgccggGTTCACACACGCCGGGTTCTctatctctcacacacacacgccGGGTTCTctatctctcacacacacacaccgggttctctatctctcacacacacacacacgccggGTTCTctatctctcacacacacacgccGGGTTCTctatctctcacacacacacacacgccggGTTCtctatctcacacacacacacgccggGTTCtctatctcacacacacacacgccggGTTCTCTatctcacacacacacgcacaccggGTTCTCTATctctcacacacatgcacacacaccgggttctccatctcacacatgcacacacaccgggttctccATCTCACACACGCACGCACCGGGTTCTCCATCTCACACACGCACGCACCGGGTTCTCCATCTCACACACGCACGCACCGGGTTCTCCATCtcacacacaccgggttctccatctcacacacaccgggttctccatctcacacacgcacacaccgggttctccatcgcacacaccgggttctccatctcacacacaccgggttctccatctcacacacaccgggttctccATCTCACACACGCACACCGGGTTCTCCATCTCACACTCCATCTCACACACGCACGCACCGGGTTCTCCATCTCACACTCCAGCTCACACGCACGCACCGGGTTCTCCATCTCACACACGCACGCACCGGGTTCTCCATCtcacacacgcacgcacgcaccGGGTTCTCCATCTCACACACACACGGACCGGGTTCTCCATCTCACACACACACGGGGTTCTCTatctcacacacacacgcacCGGGTTCTCTATCTCACACACAAACCGGGTTCTCtatctcatatacacacacaaaccagGTTCTCtatctcatatacacacacaccgggttctctaTCTCATATACAAATCagtaaaggtgccacacttacactgaatCACCttttgaagcgtcgggtgcaaagctgtgttcctctctgctaAGGAATATATCCACAATAAAGCATTAAATCCAGCAGCATATCTATATGAGAtagagaacccggtgtgtgtatgtatatgagatagagaacccggtgtgtgtgtgtatgagatagtaaagcaataaatccagcagcactccgatatgtgattcaattgtttattcgtgCCATTAGCAAAGCGACTTTTTGGGCTAttcaagccctttatcaagcttgataaagggctggaatagcccgaaactaTGCTTTCCTAATGGcacgaataaacaattgaatcacatatcggagtgcgcAATGGATTTAATTGCCTTTactatccatacacacacacacctacacacaccacaccgggttctctctctctcacacacacacacacaccacaccgggtcctctctctcacacacacacacacaccgggtttCTCTCctcacacacacaccgggttctctctctcacacacacacacacacccaccgggttctctctctctcacacacacacccacaccggCGTTCTCCTCTCTctcacaccacacacacacaccaccgggttctctctctctctctcacacaacACAccaccgggttctctctctctctctacacacacacaccggcgttcgtctctctctctcacacacacacacacagcggttctcttctctctctcacacacacacacacaccgggttctctctctctctcacacacacacacaccgggtttCTCTCTACTctccacacacacaccacaccgggttcttctctctctcacaccacacacacacacaccgggttctctctctctcacacacacacacacaccgggttctctatctcatatacacacaccgggttctctatctctctcacacacacacgcacCGGGTTCTCCAGCTCATACACACACGCACCGGGTTCTCTCATACAGACACCGGGTTCTCCAGCTCATACACGCACACGGGTTCTTCCAGCTCatacacacaccgggttctccagctcatacacacacacgcCACACCGGGTTCCAGCCTACACACACACGCAACACCGGGTCTCCAGCTCattacacacacacgcacaccgCGGTTCTTCCACCTCATACACACGCACACCGGGTTCTCCACCTCATACACACACGCACACCGGGTTCTCCACCTCATACACACACGCACACCGGGTTCTCCACCTCATACACACACGCGCACACCGGGTTTCTcacctcatacacacacacaccacaccgGGTTCTCCACCTCATACATCTCTCCAcctcattcacacacacacacgcacaccggGGTTCTCCACCTCATACAACACCAGCACACCGGGTTCTCCAgcctcatacacacacacacgccacCACCGGGTTTCTCAGCTCATACACACAGCACACCGGGTTCTCAGCTCATCACACCACACGCACACCGGGTTCTCCAGCTCATACACACGCACACCGGTTCTCCAcctcatacacacacacgcacaccggGTTCTCCACCTCATTACACCACACACGCACACCGGGTTCTCCACCTCATACACACAACACGCCACACCGGGTTCTCCAGCTCATACACACCACACGCACACCGGTTCTccagctcatacacacacacgcacaccggGGTTCGTCCAGCTCATTACACACACACGCAACGGTTTCTCAGCTCATACACACACAACGCACACCGGGGTTCTccagctcatacacacacacgcacaccggGTTCTCCAGCTCATACACAACACAGCACACCGTGGTTCTccagctcatacacacacacgcaccaCCGGGTTCTccagctcatacacacacacgcaccaCCGGTTCTCCAGgctcatacacacacacgcacaccggGTCGTTCTCCAGCTCATACACACAACACGCACACCGGGTTtcagctcatacacacacacgACACCGGGTTCTCCAGCTCATACACACAACACGCACACCGGGTTCTCCAGCTCATACCACACACACGCCACACCGGGTTCTccagctcatacacacacacgcacccACCGGGTTCATccagctcatacacacacacgcacaccggGTTCTCCagtcatttacacacacacaggccACCGGGGTCTCAGCTCatacacacacgcacgcacaccGGGTTCTccagctcatacacacacacgcCACACCGGGTTCTccagctcatacacacacacgcacaccgCGGGTTCTCCAGCTCATACACACAACACGCACACCGGGTTCTccagctcatacacacacacgcacaccggGTTCTccagctcatacacacacacacgcacaccggGTTCTccagctcatacacacacacgcacaccggGTTCTccagctcatacacacacacgcacaccggGTTCTccagctcatacacacacacgcacaccggGTTCTccagctcatacacacacacgGCCCACACGGGTTCTTCCAGCTCATACACACACGGCACACCGGGTTCTCCAGCTTCATACACACACGCACACCGGTTTCCAGGCTCATACACACCACGCACcacctcttctccagctcttaacacacacacacacaccaccgggttctctctctctcacccacacacacaccgggttctctctctctcacacacccCACaaccgggttctctctctctcacacaacCCCACACAAACACCGGGTTCTTCTCTctcacaccacacacacaccgggtttctctctctcactcacacacaccGGCGTTTCTCTCTCCCACCAACACACCACACACCGGTTCTCTTCTCTCACACAACACACCCACACAccggttctctctctctctcacacacacacacaccgggttctctctctctccacacacaACACAccaccgggttctctctctctccacacacacacaccaccggGTTCTctcttctcacacacacacaacggGTTCTctcttctcacacacacacaacggGTTCtcttctctctcacacacacacacggttctctcctctcacacacacacaccgggttctctctctctactcacacacacaccgggttcttctctctctcacacacacaaccgggttctctctctcctcacacacacacaccacaacaccaccgggttctctctctcacacacacacacacaccgggttctctctctcacacacacacacacaccgggttctctctctcacacacacaccacacaccgggtctctctctcacacacaacaCACAACACCGGggttctctctctcacacacacaacacacaccgGGTTCtaactctctcacacacaccacacacaccgggccccttttctctctctcacacacacacacacaccgggttctctctctcacacacacaacacaccacCGGGGTTCTCTctcttccacacacacacacacaccgggttctctctcacacacacacacacaccggttctctctctctccacacacacacacacaccggggttctctctctctctcacacacaccacCACACCGGTTCTctgctctctctcacacacacacacaccgggttctctctctctctcacacacacacacaccgggttctcctctctcacacacacaccacacaccgggttctctctctcacacaccaCCACCACACCGGTCTCTctcctctcacacacacacacacaccgggttctctctctctcacacaccaccacacacacaccgggtccttctccacacacacacacaacaccggttgttctctctctcacacacacacaccgggtttctctctctctctcacacacacaccacaccgGGTTCTCTACTCAtcacacaccgggttctctctctctctcacacacacacacaccgggtttctctctctctctcacacacacaccacaccgggttctctctctctctcacacaacacaccgggttctctctctctcacacaccacacacacctgggttctctctctctcacacacacacacacacaccggttctctctctctcacacacacacacaccgggttctctctctctcacacacacacagcacaccgGGTTTCTTCTCTTCCTCCAcacgggttctctctctctcacacacacaccacacggttctctctctctcacacacacacacaccgggttctctctctctcacacacacaacacaccgggttctctctccTCCCAACACACAccacaccgggttctctctctctcacacacaccgggttttctctctctctcacacacacacccacacaccacCGGTTCTctcctctcacacacacacacacaccgggtctCCTTCtctctccacacacacacaccaccgggttctctctctctcacacaacacacacaccgggtttctctctctctcacacacacacacaccgggttctctctctcctcacacacacacacacacacacgggttctctctctctctctcaccacacacaccgggttctttctctctcacacacacacacaaccgggtttctctctctctcacacacacacacaccgggttccTCTCTCTCAACACACAccacacaccgggttctctctctctcacacacacacacaccgggttctctctctctcacacacacagccaCCGGGTTctcctctctcacacacacacccgggtctctctctctcacacacacacaccgggtctCTCCTCtcacacacaccgggttctctctctctctcacacacacagggttctctctctctctcttcacacAACAccacaccgggttctctctctctcacacacacacaccggttctctctctctctcaacacacacacaccgggttctctctctcacaccacacacaccgggttctctctctcacCCACGGGGTTCTctcctctcacacacacacaccgggttctctctctcacacacaccacaccgggttctctctctcacacacacacaccgggtctctcctctctcacacacacaaaccaccgggttctctctcttctctcacacacacacaccgtttctctctctctcacacacacacagttctctctctctcacacacacaccgggttctctctctctctcacacacacacacaccgggttctctctctctcacacacacacacaccgggttctctctctctcacac
This window contains:
- the spty2d1.S gene encoding protein SPT2 homolog (The RefSeq protein has 1 substitution, 1 non-frameshifting indel compared to this genomic sequence); the encoded protein is MDFHSVLRMAAAKPGPDGVMKRYSLAVGPPRKDPKVKGVNSAAVQAFLRKKDQEIQNKEVEAKRKKEGLLAKRKELKHDRKARAMASRTKDNFRGYNGIPVEEKPKKHKGSGLEEGPNESMQSTEEDEEYMTEEELYEYSQSESEREEEQEEMPPQKVAKAAPGKKPPPPALNFTELLRLAERKQHEPVEVIRPLKKEERLRTAEELKELEFLERKAQKADRKDPMRNGQVVKISKGSGDKYYSLKGSHSVEKRSHENSKSSSTEQNGTFRKSSSDNRSREEKSGSVFHTKDSKFPTKSSSAKDCGAKGFRPSATGDCKNRNDSTRASGSTSLRPSSGGSSSVSGRPSGSSEKPGSSSGKPMGGSGSSSARSSSGSGKPTGATGSGKPTGASGSGSARSVGESGSRSGKPTGASGSGLARSVGASGSGSGKPTGATDSGRPTGVSGSGSARSVGASGSGKPTGASVSGSARSVGASGSGKPTGASGSGSARSVGASRSVSGKPTGASGSGKPTGAPGASSGKPAGVSGSVSSFARPRSNSSMAPAKPAASSGSARPSSSGTPRASSTGNSSSNYSRQASSSGAVRPSSGPPTGGTPKGPSPRPGTGPNSVRHNTTSISVSARSSLGSGPGRPVAASATGQSAMAKPKCTVVAETISSKNFVPKSINGHMNGMRSAVPPGHRPNMQPPGRPLPPITSSYKRRIDDDEYDSEMDDFIDDGGECQDEISKHIREIFGYDRNRYRDESDYALRYMESSFREQQKEEARSLRLGIQEDLEELRREEEELKQKAKQLKSAKKMKSR